In the Argiope bruennichi chromosome 8, qqArgBrue1.1, whole genome shotgun sequence genome, aaaatgcataattattttaatatatctgatCTACCCTactaataataatcaaatttcaattttgattaattttgaatctgATCAGTTTTCattatcattgataaaaatatctgtattttccTTCCATAGCAAATTGACGCaattaacgaaataatttttttagggcTTTCAGCAACATGATTTCTTAATGGCTGGCCAGTTGAAAAATCTTAGTCAATCACCAAACAATAGCACCAGTTCTTTGTTTGATTTGAATTCAGCCTACCCAGCTTTTCCTTCACAATCTCAGTTACTTGGTTTTAATGGTCAAGCTGACTTGTTAAAAGGAGAAAATCAGAATGTTCCTGCTGATCATCAATCTCTGTTAGAATTCAGTGGATCAACAACAATGCATGAATTTGCACAGTCGCGACTGAAAAATCTCTTAAATACTCGTAAAACTCAGAAAGAACAGATGCAAAATTACTCCACTTCTCAAAATGCTGGAAATATGTATGCCGAACAGTCAATAAGCCCAGTTGAAACTCCTCCACAACCAAATGAAGGTGAAACATATGCTCAGCGACCACCTTCTACACCATCATCAATGCGCAGCAGGGCAGGGAGCAATCCTACCGATTCTGGTATATCGAATGAAGAATCTGGTTATTTAGGACAATCTCTTGAACCCACATATGAATCTCTTCAAAATCTTGATCCTTCACCTGAGTCTGGTTTGGCATGGAGCAAGGCACCATCTCCCAACAAAATAGATTTGGACATTGTACAAAATGGACAGAATTCTGACAAAGAAGCCAAAAAGTTTGAGATTGGAAATGGCTCTAGTAATTCAGATGGAACTTTAAATTATTCTGGATTAGGGCAAGATACAGTTAATGGTTATTCTTACAGCAGGTATTTTGATCCTGCAAATAATCGTGAAATTAACAATGCAAGAGTTGAATCTTATGGTTCTGAATCTTCTAACAGAGATGCCTTTTCAAGTGCAGCTAATAATACTTCAGAATACCCGTCTCAAAATAATCAGTCCATGTATGATAATTCTCGCTATTTTCAACCATCTTCAGAGGTCAATTCATATTCTGGAAACACAGCTAATGAATCCTCCTCTCGGCCTGTTTTCACACCTACTTCATCTGGACAATCAACTCAATCATCTCCATATTCTCAACATCCGACAGCTTCTCCATCTAATCGAGAGAATGTATCATCTTATTCAtcaaatcaacaaataaattttgaaccacCAAATAAAACCATTGAAACATCGTCTGCTAATATCTCTGTATCTGCAAATAACCCAGTTGAAAGGGCAAGTAAAATTTCTAACGAAACGTCTGAGGAAgggaattttttattgaatacgaCCACATCTATGAATACATATTCAAATACTATCAATTCCTTTAATGGAATGAACTTTTCTACATCAAATACTTATCCTACTCTTCCTGCTATAGATTCATTATTTAGTATAGGCCATACTGTGATATCAAATACATCAGAACTGGGCCAACTAAAAATGACATATGCAAATCAAGCTAGTGGCACCACTACATTTCCTCTCTCTTCTGCCATAGATAGTGGTCGTAATGATGCACTCTCTGGATTGGATCCAGCTTCTTTTAATAACAGCTTCTATACTCAGCTACCAAATTCAGTATCTAATCCATTGCTGACAGCCAATGTAATCAACGCTGGAAAAAGCTTTTCCAATCAGGCGGATTGGTGGAGGCAGTCGAAAGAAGCTGAAAAGACAGAAGTGCCTCCTACTTCTCCTGACTGTGAAGTTGTAGAAAATCAGTCTTCAAATCCATCCACGGTATAGTTAATTGCATCTTTGTAGTTTGCATTCCGATGTCCTTCGGGGTTTATGACTCGAAGACtactttttcaaatgaaatatttctataaaattttttagtttcatatatGAATTATACTTTTCTCTTCCCTGCatgaaagaatgaaatgttttgtatTGAAGTGCCATTTctcatgaatttttaatatttttgtttttaatactaGAAATTTTTATGTCATAGTCAATGACTTTTTATATGTACAACTCCTTAGCTTTAGCAGCTTTATGTATGAGGCAATTTATCTTTATAAGTATTACTTGTTTTTTCATCTAATTCTTAATACCAGGGCTTCTTTAAACTAGGGATCTTGACTCCCCCCATCCCAAATGAGGtctcataaatgaatttttggtTTAGAAAAGTTGGCTAATctataaaaatgaagcaataacattttatgattaaaatttaacattttgttcaTTAATCCATTTTTCACTATAATGTTTGATTCTTCTGAAACTTTTTTATACACTAATGAGacca is a window encoding:
- the LOC129980971 gene encoding methylcytosine dioxygenase TET-like encodes the protein MNESGQGAVPAALPGGYATSIPASGIGTSTVFLGQDNWMTAPNTHLGTSYSVLTPHYPPEYSLPDAMRPAFYTTGFSAVSSSPSFIHNQVIDTRAQEQLYAKAVVSGSSFQVGFPSINSSPLTAYASELRTEELPEQRTNENNSSVPNNDASAEGLATRMMPKSPNDSSMSNVPTPNPPSRDGTPSGNVGYRPWERGLNGPDYQPSTPQSMTEMANDMIHQQRPPSSPLDKNNLKEVDNRNSFKNQDFLSKSASMSDVQAPRSVETPGRPPSCISSVSSPTGIHDSQMLEEAMDHPDLQHLTPHAQGYPTLIPSSRLTNINMQVNNALQVNNTLRPFQNAFMPSNNAQLTSYIPGSQVMVAYPEAKLLKLDSELDIRGHKENTFQVPSVSSTTPRQSMHNNIPPPHQAQIEQWNQPMPNMTSVPEAEKATRKKRKRCGECPGCQTKANCGACGPCKSVRSHQICKMRKCEQLKTKKEKAAAAKASGQLLIDSDSQNLNGNQSYTNENDSLQLPGTPTGFQQHDFLMAGQLKNLSQSPNNSTSSLFDLNSAYPAFPSQSQLLGFNGQADLLKGENQNVPADHQSLLEFSGSTTMHEFAQSRLKNLLNTRKTQKEQMQNYSTSQNAGNMYAEQSISPVETPPQPNEGETYAQRPPSTPSSMRSRAGSNPTDSGISNEESGYLGQSLEPTYESLQNLDPSPESGLAWSKAPSPNKIDLDIVQNGQNSDKEAKKFEIGNGSSNSDGTLNYSGLGQDTVNGYSYSRYFDPANNREINNARVESYGSESSNRDAFSSAANNTSEYPSQNNQSMYDNSRYFQPSSEVNSYSGNTANESSSRPVFTPTSSGQSTQSSPYSQHPTASPSNRENVSSYSSNQQINFEPPNKTIETSSANISVSANNPVERASKISNETSEEGNFLLNTTTSMNTYSNTINSFNGMNFSTSNTYPTLPAIDSLFSIGHTVISNTSELGQLKMTYANQASGTTTFPLSSAIDSGRNDALSGLDPASFNNSFYTQLPNSVSNPLLTANVINAGKSFSNQADWWRQSKEAEKTEVPPTSPDCEVVENQSSNPSTV